The proteins below come from a single Xenopus tropicalis strain Nigerian chromosome 9, UCB_Xtro_10.0, whole genome shotgun sequence genomic window:
- the myh11 gene encoding myosin-11 isoform X3, translating to MSQAAITEDEKFLFVDKNLMNNPLAQADWTAKKLVWIPSEKHGFEAASIKEEKGDEVVVEMQENGKKITISKDDIQKMNPPKFSKVEDMAELTCLNEASVLHNLRERYFSGLIYTYSGLFCVVVNPYKALPIYSEKIIDMYKGKKRHEMPPHIYAIADTAYRSMLQDREDQSILCTGESGAGKTENTKKVIQYLAVVASSHKGKKDTTITQGPSFAYGELEKQLLQANPILEAFGNAKTVKNDNSSRFGKFIRINFDVTGYIVGANIETYLLEKSRAIRQARDERTFHIFYYLIQGAKPAWREDLLLEGFGNYTFLSYGYVPVPAADDGDMFQETLEAMEIMGFSEDEQLSMMRVVSSVLQLGNIVFKKERNTDQASMPDDTAAQKVCHLAGINVTDFARCILTPRIKVGRDFVQKAQTKEQADFAIEALAKATYERLFLWILNRVNKALDKTKRQGASFLGILDIAGFEIFEVNSFEQLCINYTNEKLQQLFNHTMFILEQEEYQREGIEWNFIDFGLDLQPCIELIERPNNPPGILALLDEECWFPKATDVSFVEKVIQEQGNHIKFQKTKQLKDKTIFTLVHYAGKVDYDATSWLTKNMDPLNDNVTALLNQSSDKFVGDLWKDVDRIVGLDQMAKMTESSLPSASKTKKGMFRTVGQLYKEQLTKLMTTLRNTSPNFVRCIIPNHEKRSGKLDAHLVLEQLRCNGVLEGIRICRQGFPNRIVFQEFRQRYEILTAGAIPKGFMDGKQSCMLMMKALELDTNLYRIGQSKVFFRTGVLAHLEEERDLKITDIIITFQALARGFLARKAFAKRQQQLTAMKVIQRNCAAYLKLRNWQWWRLFTKVKPLLQVTRQEEEMQLKDEELQRVNEKFFKTEIELKEIQMKHIQLVEEKTLLQEQLQAETELYAEAEELRIRLQAKKQELEEVLHEMEVRLEEEEDRGQQLQAEKKKTLQQMQDLEEQLEEEEAARQKLQLEKVTAEAKIKKLEDDVLVMDDHHNKLTKEKKILEERVNDLTTNLAEEEEKAKNLTKLKNKHESMISELEVRLKKEEKGRQELEKVKRKLEGEANDLNEQIADLQAQIAELKMQLAKKEEELQAALARLEDETAQKNNALKKIRELESHISDLQEDLESEKSARNKAEKSKRDLGEELEALKTELEDTLDSTATQQELRAKREQEVTVLKRALEEETRSHESQVQEMRQKHTQAVEELTEQLEQVKRVRVTLEKSKQALEKDNSELTIEIRSLNQAKQDVEHKKKKLESQLQELQSKYTDGERVRNELTEKSHRVQVELENVTVLLSEAETKSIKFSKDVAGLTAQLQDTQELLQEETRQKLNVSTKLRQVEDERNSLQEQLDEETEAKQTLERHISTLNIQLSDSKKKLQEFTATIESMEEGKKKLQRDIESATQQFEEKASAYDKLEKTKNRLQQELDDLIVDLDNQRQLVSNLEKKQKKFDQMLAEEKTISSKYADERDRAEAEAREKETKALSLARALDEALQSKEELERTNKLLKAEMEDLVSSKDDVGKNVHDLEKAKRGLEQQVEEMKTQLEELEDELQATEDAKLRLEVNMQALKAQFERDLLARDEQNEEKRRQLVKQVHEYETELEDERKQRTVAAAAKKKLEVDLKDLEGQVDFASRARDEAIKQLRKLQGQMKDFQRDLDEARNAREEIFATARENEKKAKSLEAELIQLQEDLAAAERARKQAELEKEELAEELAGSASGKSSLQDEKRRLEARISQLEEELEEEQGNMEGMSDRMRKAVQQAEQLNNELAAERSTSQKNESARQQLERQNKELKAKLQEMEGTVKSKFKSTIAALEAKISQLEEQVEQESRDKQSTVKTLRQKEKKLKEALLQVEDERKQAEQYKDQSEKGNVRQKQLKRQLEEAEEESQRINASRRKLQRELDEANESSEALSRELNSLKSKLRGTQDTSQ from the exons atCGTGAAGATCAGTCTATTCTGTGCAC GGGTGAATCTGGTGCAGGTAAAACAGAGAATACCAAGAAGGTCATTCAATACCTAGCTGTTGTGGCATCCtcacacaaaggaaaaaaagacaCTACCATCACT CAAGGCCCATCTTTTGCTTAC GGAGAGCTGGAAAAGCAGCTTCTTCAAGCCAATCCTATTCTAGAAGCTTTTGGTAATGCCAAAACAGTAAAGAATGACAACTCCTCCAGATTT GGTAAATTTATCCGTATCAACTTTGATGTGACAGGCTACATTGTTGGTGCAAACATTGAAACCT ATTTGCTTGAGAAATCACGTGCCATTCGACAAGCAAGAGACGAGAGGACTTtccacatattttattatttgatccAGGGTGCCAAGCCTGCTTGGAGAG AGGACTTGTTACTTGAAGGTTTtggaaattatacatttttatcctATGGCTATGTACCTGTTCCTGCTGCTGATGATGGTGACATGTTCCAGGAAACCTTGGAAGCCATGGAAATTATGGGATTCTCAGAAGATGAACAGCTTT CAATGATGAGGGTAGTTTCATCTGTTCTCCAACTTGGCAACATCGTCTTTAAAAAAGAAAGGAACACAGATCAAGCATCTATGCCTGATGACACAG CTGCCCAGAAAGTGTGCCACCTTGCAGGAATCAATGTGACAGATTTTGCACGATGCATCCTCACTCCCCGTATCAAGGTGGGACGTGACTTTGTGCAGAAAGCACAGACAAAAGAACAA GCTGATTTTGCTATTGAAGCCTTAGCTAAAGCAACATATGAACGACTTTTCCTTTGGATTCTCAACCGAGTGAACAAGGCTTTGGACAAAACGAAAAGACAAGGGGCCTCTTTCCTTGGTATCCTTGATATTGCAGGCTTTGAAATATTTGAA GTCAACTCATTTGAGCAGCTCTGTATCAACTACACCAATGAAAAGCTCCAGCAGCTTTTTAACCACACAATGTTTATCCTGGAACAAGAAGAATATCAAAGGGAAGGCATTGAATGGAACTTCATCGACTTTGGTCTTGATCTGCAACCTTGCATAGAGCTTATTGAAAGGCCT AATAACCCTCCTGGTATCTTGGCTCTTTTGGATGAAGAGTGTTGGTTCCCTAAAGCCACTGATGTCTCATTTGTGGAGAAAGTAATACAAGAGCAAGGAAACCACATTAAAttccaaaaaacaaaacaactgaaGGACAAAACCATATTCACCTTAGTACACTATGCAGGGAAG GTGGATTATGATGCTACTTCATGGCTTACCAAAAACATGGATCCACTGAATGACAACGTGACAGCTCTCCTTAACCAGTCATCAGATAAATTTGTTGGAGACCTGTGGAAAGATG ttGATAGGATTGTGGGATTGGATCAGATGGCAAAAATGACTGAAAGTTCTCTTCCAAGTGCTTCAAAAACGAAAAAAGGCATGTTCCGTACTGTTGGGCAACTGTATAAAGAGCAACTTACCAAACTGATGACAACTCTGCGAAACACAAGCCCCAATTTTGTCCGCTGTATCATCCCAAATCATGAAAAAAGG TCAGGAAAGCTTGATGCCCACCTTGTGCTGGAACAACTGAGATGCAATGGTGTCCTGGAAGGCATCAGAATTTGTCGCCAAGGATTCCCTAACAGAATTGTGTTTCAGGAATTCCGCCAGCG ATATGAAATCCTCACAGCTGGTGCTATCCCTAAAGGCTTCATGGATGGCAAGCAATCATGTATGCTTATG ATGAAAGCATTGGAACTTGACACAAATTTATACAGAATCGGCCAAAGTAAAGTTTTCTTCAGGACTGGAGTCCTGGCCCATCTAGAAGAAGAGCGTGACTTAAAGATTACAGATATCATTATTACTTTCCAAGCCCTAGCTCGTGGTTTCCTTGCAAGAAA GGCCTTTGCAAAGAGGCAACAGCAGTTAACTGCCATGAAAGTTATTCAGAGGAACTGTGCTGCTTACTTGAAGCTCAGAAACTGGCAGTGGTGGAGACTGTTTACTAAA GTAAAGCCTCTTCTTCAAGTAACCCGACAAGAAGAAGAAATGCAGCTTAAAGATGAGGAGCTACAACGAGTGAATGAAAAATTCTTTAAAACAGAGATTGAATTGAAGGAGATACAGATGAAACATATCCAG ttGGTTGAGGAGAAGACTCTTCTCCAAGAGCAGCTCCAGGCTGAAACAGAACTGTATGCTGAGGCAGAAGAGTTGCGCATACGTTTACAAGCCAAAAAGCAAGAACTGGAGGAGGTTCTCCATGAAATGGAAGTCAGattggaagaagaagaagatcgTGGACAACAGCTGCAAGCAgagaagaaaaaaacattgcagcAGATGCAG GACCTTGAGGAGCAACTTGAGGAGGAAGAGGCTGCAAGACAAAAGCTGCAGTTAGAAAAAGTTACAGCCGAGGCCAAGATAAAGAAATTGGAAGATGATGTGCTTGTAATGGACGATCATCACAACAAATtaacaaag gaaaagaaaatcctTGAAGAAAGAGTGAATGACCTAACAACAAATttggcagaagaagaagaaaaagcaaagAATCTGAccaagttaaaaaataaacatgaatcTATGATTTCAGAACTGGAAG TGCGtctaaagaaagaagaaaaaggacGGCAAGAGCTGGAGAAGGTAAAGAGGAAGCTTGAAGGTGAAGCAAATGATCTCAATGAACAAATTGCCGACCTACAAGCACAGATTGCAGAACTTAAGATGCAATTAGCTAAAAAGGAAGAGGAACTTCAGGCTGCTCTTGCTAG ACTTGAAGATGaaactgctcaaaaaaataatgcTTTGAAGAAAATTCGGGAGCTGGAGTCTCACATATCTGACCTCCAGGAGGACTTGGAATCTGAAAAATCTGCAAGAAATAAGGCAGAAAAATCAAAGAGGGACTTGGGTGAAGAGCTGGAAGCTCTAAAAACAGAGTTGGAAGATACCCTCGACAGCACAGCCACACAGCAAGAGCTTCG GGCAAAGAGAGAGCAAGAAGTTACAGTTTTAAAGAGGGCATTAGAAGAAGAAACACGATCACATGAATCCCAGGTCCAGGAGATGAGGCAGAAACACACTCAGGCTGTAGAAGAGCTAACAGAGCAACTGGAACAAGTGAAGAGG GTTAGGGTCACTTTGGAAAAGAGCAAGCAAGCTTTGGAAAAAGACAATTCAGAACTCACAATAGAAATCAGATCACTTAACCAGGCCAAGCAGGATGTAGAGCACAAGAAGAAAAAGCTTGAATCACAGCTGCAGGAACTTCAATCCAAGTACACAGATGGAGAGCGGGTTCGTAATGAACTCACAGAGAAATCCCACAGAGTACAG GTGGAATTGGAAAATGTTACTGTTTTACTTAGCGAAGCTGAGACAAAATCGATTAAGTTTTCCAAGGATGTTGCTGGTTTGACAGCACAACTTCAGGACACCCAG GAACTGCTTCAAGAAGAGACTCGACAGAAGCTTAATGTTTCCACCAAGCTCCGTCAGGTGGAGGATGAAAGAAACAGCCTTCAAGAGCAACTAGATGAAGAAACAGAGGCCAAACAAACCTTGGAGCGTCATATCTCCACACTTAATATTCAG CTTTCAGATTCAAAGAAGAAATTACAAGAATTTACCGCCACAATTGAATCAATGGAAGAGGGCAAAAAGAAACTCCAGCGAGATATTGAGAGTGCGACGCAACAGTTCGAGGAAAAAGCTTCTGCTTATGACAAACTGGAAAAGACAAAGAACAGACTACAGCAGGAGCTGGATGACCTAATAGTTGACTTGGACAACCAAAGGCAACTTGTCTCTAACTtagagaagaagcagaagaagttCGATCAG aTGTTGGCAGAAGAGAAAACCATTTCTTCAAAATATGCAGATGAAAGAGACAGAGCTGAGGCAGAGGCAAGAGAAAAGGAGACCAAAGCTTTGTCACTGGCCAGGGCACTTGATGAAGCATTACAATCCAAAGAAGAGCTTGAGAGGACAAACAAATTACTTAAAGCTGAGATGGAAGACTTGGTCAGCTCCAAGGATGAtgtaggcaaaaat GTACATGACTTGGAGAAGGCTAAGAGAGGCCTGGAGCAGCAAGTGGAAGAGATGAAGACTCAGTtagaggagctggaggatgaacTTCAAGCAACAGAGGATGCCAAACTTAGATTAGAAGTTAACATGCAAGCTCTAAAAGCACAGTTTGAAAGAGATTTGCTAGCCAGAGATGAGCAGAATGAAGAAAAGAGGAGACAGCTTGTTAAACAG GTTCATGAATATGAAACAGAACTGGAAGACGAACGCAAACAGAGGACTGTAGCAGCTGCAGCAAAGAAGAAGCTGGAGGTTGACTTAAAGGACCTTGAGGGCCAGGTTGACTTTGCCAGCAGAGCTCGGGATGAAGCCATTAAGCAACTCAGAAAGTTACAG GGTCAGATGAAAGACTTCCAGAGAGATCTAGATGAAGCGCGAAATGCCAGAGAGGAAATATTTGCTACTGCgagagaaaatgaaaagaaagccAAGAGTTTGGAGGCTGAACTTATTCAACTTCAAGAG GATTTAGCTGCAGCTGAAAGAGCACGGAAACAAGCTGAGCTTGAAAAAGAAGAGCTGGCAGAGGAACTTGCAGGCAGTGCATCTGGAAA GTCCAGTCTTCAAGATGAGAAGCGTCGTCTGGAAGCCAGAATTTCTCAGCTGGAGGAAGAGCTAGAGGAGGAACAGGGTAACATGGAAGGAATGAGTGACCGAATGAGGAAAGCAGTGCAACAG GCTGAGCAGCTGAACAATGAACTGGCAGCAGAGAGAAGTACATCCCAGAAAAATGAGAGTGCACGCCAGCAGCTAGAGAGGCAAAACAAGGAACTCAAAGCCAAATTGCAAGAAATGGAGGGGACTGTGAAGTCAAAGTTCAAATCTACAATTGCTGCATTGGAAGCCAAGATATCCCAACTGGAGGAACAAGTAGAACAAGAATCCAG AGACAAGCAATCAACTGTAAAGACATTGCGCCAGAAAGAAAAGAAACTCAAGGAAGCCCTGCTGCAAGTGGAGGATGAAAGGAAACAGGCAGAGCAGTACAAAGAccag TCTGAGAAGGGAAATGTAAGACAGAAACAACTAAAAAGGCAGCTGGAGGAGGCTGAAGAAGAATCTCAGCGCATCAACGCCTCCCGCAGAAAACTTCAGAGAGAGTTAGATGAAGCCAATGA